A genomic stretch from Aedes albopictus strain Foshan chromosome 2, AalbF5, whole genome shotgun sequence includes:
- the LOC109404802 gene encoding FAD-dependent oxidoreductase domain-containing protein 1, with protein MLRLSKKLFLIHPLEQRTLAAGSVRKLSSGRRKDDERSYKPEEVEANLVNPVSRTMKILGNDMKKIKNFILPKKDAPEDVDNYLERYRREDFQSHCDVLIIGGGGVGSSIAYWLKKRARTGLNVVVVEKDPTYQQASTCLSVGGLRQQFSIVENIQMSLYGADFMRNIKEHLGDDVAVNFTPYGYLMLASEQGAEQLMENSRLQNTLGARNEILTAAKLKERFPWINTEGIALGCHGLEKEGWFDPWALLSGFKKRAIEYGAHYTEAELVGFEFSKQQDILVEGINPGEYEGLEKAYLKMKNGEIRDVKFSIVIIATGAQSGKVAKLARIGTGKGMLSIPLPVEPRKRFVYVFQCQNDSGPGINTPLTIDPTGTYFRRDGLGGNYLGGKSPLPSEEPPVDNLDVDYNYFDSNVWPNLAKLVPDFEAVKVKSAWAGFYEYNTFDENGIIGPHPYYNNLYIATGFSGHGIQQTPAVGRAISEMIIDGECRTIDLTRFGFDRILVDQPLFEANIV; from the exons ATGCTACGATTAAGtaaaaaattatttttgattcATCCGCTTGAACAACGGACACTAGCCGCTGGGAGTGTGAGAAAGTTGAGTTCTGGACGGAGGAAAGATGATGAACGAAGTTACAAACCAGAAGAAGTGGAAGCCAATTTGGTAAACCCGGTATCACGGACGATGAAAATTCTGGGCAATGACATGAAGAAGATTAAAAACTTTATTTTGCCCAAGAAAGATGCGCCGGAGGATGTGGATAACTACTTGGAGCGATATCGCAGGGAGGACTTCCAAAGCCACTGTGACGTGTTAATCATTGGCGGCGGTGGAGTTGGATCATCCATAGCCTATTGGTTGAAGAAGCGAGCGCGGACTGGATTGAATGTGGTAGTGGTGGAAAAAGATCCCACTTATCAGCAAGCCTCCACCTGTTTGTCGGTTGGTGGATTGAGACAGCAGTTTTCAATCGTTGAAAACATCCAGATGAGTTTGTACGGGGCTGATTTCATGAGGAACATAAAAGAACATCTAGGAGACGATGTAGCGGTGAATTTCACTCCCTATGGCTATTTGATGCTTGCGTCGGAACAGGGAGCCGAGCAGTTGATGGAGAATTCTCGATTGCAGAACACGTTGGGCGCCAGGAATGAGATTTTGACGGCTGCCAAGCTGAAGGAGAGATTTCCGTGGATTAACACTGAGGGGATAGCACTTGGGTGTCATGGGCTGGAAAAAGAAGGATGGTTCGATCCGTGGGCGTTGCTATCGGGGTTCAAGAAGCGTGCCATAGAGTATGGCGCTCACTACACCGAGGCCGAATTGGTTGGATTCGAATTCAGCAAGCAACAGGATATCCTTGTCGAAGGTATTAATCCAGGAGAGTACGAAGGACTCGAGAAAGCATACCTCAAAATGAAGAACGGAGAAATTCGGGATGTGAAGTTTTCAATTGTCATCATTGCAACCGGTGCCCAATCCGGGAAAGTGGCCAAACTGGCGCGCATTGGAACCGGGAAGGGAATGCTTTCAATACCTCTTCCAGTGGAACCGAGAAAACGATTCGTCTATGTGTTCCAGTGTCAAAACGATAGCGGACCGGGAATCAATACCCCACTAACGATCGACCCCACCGGAACCTACTTCCGGCGGGATGGCTTGGGAGGTAATTATCTCGGCGGTAAAAGTCCACTGCCCTCGGAGGAGCCGCCGGTGGATAATTTGGACGTTGATTACAACTACTTCGATAGCAACGTGTGGCCAAATCTGGCCAAATTGGTTCCCGATTTTGAAGCCGTCAAGGTGAAAAGTGCGTGGGCAGGATTCTACGAGTACAACACCTTCGACGAAAACGGCATCATCGGTCCCCATCCGTATTACAACAATTTGTACATAGCAACCGGATTCAGCGGACATG GTATTCAACAAACGCCAGCCGTTGGGCGGGCCATTTCGGAGATGATCATAGATGGCGAATGCCGAACGATTGACCTGACGAGGTTTGGTTTCGATCGAATTCTGGTGGATCAACCCCTCTTTGAGGCTAACATCGTGTGA
- the LOC109423915 gene encoding calcium load-activated calcium channel, whose translation MWSDTLLIVFISVCTAFLGEGLTWLMVYRTEKYQKLKGEVEKQSKKLEKRKETHGDSLDKSHKKKIERDEEKLKNNNRDLSLVKMKSMFATGFAFTALLSMFNSIFDGRIVARLPFTPISWIQGLSHRNLPGDDYTECSFIFLYILCTMSIRQNIQKLLGFAPSRAASKQAGGLFGPTPGQFK comes from the exons ATGTGGTCCGACACGCTACTGATTGTCTTCATATCCGTTTGCACGGCATTTCTCGGTGAAG GATTAACCTGGTTGATGGTCTACCGGACAGAAAAGTACCAGAAGCTGAAGGGCGAAGTCGAGAAGCAGAGCAAGAAAT TGGAAAAGCGTAAGGAAACTCACGGCGATTCGCTGGACAAGTCGCACAAGAAAAAAATCGAGAGGGATGAGGAAAAACTCAAGAACAACAACCGGGATCTGTCGCTGGTCAAGATGAAATCGATGTTTGCCACGGGGTTTGCCTTCACGGCTTTGCTCAGTATGTTCAATAGCAT CTTTGACGGTCGTATAGTGGCTCGGTTGCCATTCACGCCCATCTCCTGGATCCAGGGACTGAGCCATCGCAACCTGCCCGGGGACGACTACACCGAGTGCTCCTTTATCTTCCTGTACATCCTGTGTACCATGTCCATTCGCCAAAACATCCAAAAGTTGCTGGGATTCGCACCGTCGCGGGCGGCTAGCAAGCAAGCCGGTGGACTGTTTGGACCTACGCCAGGCCAGTTCAAGTAG